Below is a window of Lagenorhynchus albirostris chromosome 18, mLagAlb1.1, whole genome shotgun sequence DNA.
GGCCAGCCTCCAGAACGCGGGGTCATCCAAGGGCACGAGCTGGGGGTGCTCAGAGCAGATGGGCAAGAGAATCAGACTGTTCAGGCGGAAAGGGCTGTGGGAACTCAGCCACCCCTGCCTTCAAGtacaaagacagaaataatttCCTAGGATGCTTTTTCCCCTCCACAGTCTTCAAAGACAAGTTCCTAGGTCTCCCAGATGTCTCGCCAGCAAAGACACACtttgtggaaaaataaatacaacttcCACCCACTAAACGGGAAACTAAGCCACGTCAATGAAAAGTAATCAGACTGACTCGTTTTCACTTTTGAACGGGCTACGGTTGCAAAATGGAAGTTTTAGACCTCGAGATCTGCTTCAGTAACAGGACATCTCAATTGAGGCCTCCCCAGTcacacacagggggctctgatgGTGTTTCCATCACACAGATGGGGCTCGTTTGCTTACCCAGAGGACGTGCACCACCCGGGAGCAGAAGCAGGGCTAGAGGCCACAGCATCAGAGATCATGGGCTCTCTGCAGAAACACTGAACACCTTCCCCAAAAAACTACTGCTCATGAAACATTGTTCACCAGCCTCTGCCCCACTTTGCTTCCTGTCAaggactgaatgcttgtgtctcccaacatccatatgttgaagtcctaacccccagatgGGATGGtgtctggaggtggggcctttgggaggtaatcaggTTTGGATGAAGCCTTGAGGGTGcggcccccatgatgggattagtgcccttgtaaggaAAGAGTCACAagagctctctctccctccagtaCGTGAGGACACATGCAgaaaggtggccatctacaagccaggagagtgccctcaccagaaactgagTCGGCTGGCACCTCAATCTAGCCTCCAGCCCCCAGGCCTGAGAAATAAAGGTCTGCGGTGTTTCATTACAGCTGCCAAGCTGGCTGAGACACCCCTTTCCCAACAGAGAGCCCCAAGGCTGACCTACTTGTTTTCCATTAAatttctaagaaaacaaaactgttgtCTCACGGCTTCCCTGTCTTGGCATCTCTTAAGAACAAAGCCACACCCTACCCCCGGAAAAGAGGTTTCTTATTTAGCAACTGCCCGGGTGACCCACACAGAGGTCAGCAGAGACAGAGCTTTTAGTTTTGCTTCTATTATCGGAACTCGTGTCTTCAAGACAACTAGGCAGATGGGCCAACCTAAATACCTGGAATTTGTAGGATTCGACGCAGCTTTTAAAGATAGAGAGACATGCCTTAAGCTCACAGCCATCACTCGAGCCCCCCCAGCAAGGAGCCCATGGGAGCACGAATAAAGTCTAAATCAAAGTTCTTCTCAAAATCCTTTTTAATAATACATGTGGCTCACAATGCTGCGACCGATATAAAAAACATTGATTCCTGATTTTGTATAAATTAACATTTATCGAGAATCATTACGATGCATCAGGGTACAAGTACCGAACGGTAGGACCGAAGATAAATCACAGTGAGCAGAAACGTTTGAAAGTCACACAGGTGCCGAGACAGCCGAAAACCTTCCGTCAGAGGCCAGGTGTGAAGACGGGGCAGCCAGGGGACGGCGGTCTCCGGGAGCCCGGCTCTGCAGGGGGCTCCCCTGGACGGTTCGtccactccccacctcccagggcagCGATGTACGTGGGGGACCAGTCACGGGGACCTTCGCTACTGGCTGGCATTTCCACCCGGTCTCCTCCTCCGAGTGCAGTTCTACAAAGTGACCCCCGATCTTCTCCTCTGACCGTCCGTGCACCCTGGGGGGCCGGGCCTGGGCACGTCAGGCGCAGCACCCAGATCTGGTCCGTGCGGGCGGCCTGGAGCTGGTGATGTCCACGGTCTGCGGCGGCCCCTGGGCCCTCTGCTGCAGGATCACGGGCACCACCATGTCGAACAGGGTTTCGAACAGCAGATCCACGTTGTGCCCGGTCTTGGCGCTGGTCTCGAAGCACATCTGCTCCGCGGCCGGCACGTCCTTTTCATCCAGCATCTTGTACTTGAGGATCTTTTTGTAAAAGGCCATCGCGTCCTCCGGCTGCACCTGCTTCGGCAGCCTGGGGGCTGCACAGCCGCCGCCGCCAGccagcccagggccctgccctccttcctggcCGCCCTCCCCGGGCCCCTCCTCACTCAGGTCCACCTTGTTTCCCACGATGGCGAAGAGGCAGTCGGCGCTGGCCGTGTCCGTCAGGCCCAAGAACCTGTCCTCCAGCTCCAGGAGGCTCTGGGCATGGTTCACGTCGTAGGTGAGGATGACGGCGGCCGCCCCCCGGCAGTACATGGAGCCCAGGCCATGGAACTGCTCGCGCCCTGGGGGCGAGGGGGGAGAAAGATACAGTTACCTCTCCTCTCTGGCAGTGCCCCCCGACCATGCCGCCAGGGACCCCTGGGAGGGACCATGGAATCGTGACCCCAAACGTAGGTGTGGCTGGAGCTGAACGGGATGGAGACCCTGCTGTGCAGAAAGACGGGGTGATGGTCAGTCCCCACGGCCAGCAGGTCCTGCACAGCCCCGTCCACCCACCGCAGTGAACCCACGAGACGGAGGAAGACAGCCGGGCCCTGCTTTCCCCCAATGGGCGGTGGTGTGGCTTTTGCTCCTATCTCTGCGTCTTACACGGGGATGTTTACCCGCGACGCTCCCGCCAAGGGTCCTGCTCCTCTCGATGACACACTCTGTACCACCTCCCAGCGTGGCAGTCGTGCTGACGTGGCACCAGGCAAGTCTGTGTTCCCGGGGAGAGCAGAGCTCCCCGGGCCCAaggccctgccccacctccaagGCCACCTCCCCACCCGCAGGCTGCGGACCTCCTGGAGAAGGCCTCAGAAGTGAGTGTGTCGGAACAGAGAACACGCCCAGTAAGGAAATGCCCTCTCTTTGAGGGAAGACAGAGCAACTTCACTTTCGAGCCAAGCTGGGCACCGCTGTGCACGCCACACGGCGAAGCAGGTATGGACATCCCGCCACCGACGGCTGGCCCCACCCCTGAAGCCTGGGCCCCGGCCTGCCCAGGGTGGGGAAGTGACAGCGGATGCAGGCGGCCCCGGGCCCCCCAGACCTCCTcccacctcttcctccctccctcccctgcccgtGGGCACCAATCAGGGCTGCACAGGCCCCAGGTGACAGCCCCTGTGCAGGGGCTGAggccttccttgccttttcagtTTTATCTCCCTTGGGCCGACCTCCTTCTCTCTGGTCTTTTGGGGAGAGGGTGGGCACTTCCCGGGGCTTCTGCTGACTGTGACTCCCAGGGGCCCCTGGCCCCCTTCCAGGTCCCCCTTCTGTCCTGGCCTGTCCCTCGTCCCTCTGAGCCCCGACGCAGACGCTCAGCACAGCCCCAAGTGGAGGTCTCGGTCATGCAGCTAACAGACACCTGTCTCCACCAGGGAGGACAGGACCTGTGGCTTTactcgccccccaccccccggccccgcGCTCGGTGCCGCTAATGTGCTGTGTAAGTGAAGCCACAAATCATcccctccatgtgtttttttttttaaaaaaaaaggacaacacaGTTTTTCTCTCATGTAAGATTTCTTGGTTTGTTTCGTAACAATTTGTTCTCATTTGCTAGGTGGTAGGAGTCTCAATCATGTCAGAGGCTGAATTCACACCCTGCACCCATCTCAACTCCCACCTTTACTCTGAACTGCAGACCCAGGGGAAgacactgggggaggggaagagggtaaGGAGAGGggcaagggagagggagggggacagagggagggagggaaaacctTGATGGGTTAAAcccccaaagaactgaaatttCGTCACACTTGAATACCTTTATTCCTTCATATCAAATCATCAGAAGCCCTGTATGTAAAAGGCCCAGATCACAGTAAGCGGCAAGGCCAGTGCCCCTCACCTTGGGGTCTCCGGAGGCCAAGCGTGACCACGTTTGTTCCCAGGTTTTCCCCAATGGCCCCCTTGGtttcccttcttcctcattcACGATGGGAAGACGGTTCACTGACTCCATGGAGGGAAGTTCATAAATGCAAAACGGGGCCCCTCCTGAAGCCATCCCAGGCCCCGGGACCAATCACACCTCCTACGGCTGCCGTCTGAGTTCACACCCTCCATGGGCGGAGGGAAAACCCCCTGGACCTGGGTGTGTAACAGAGAAGAGCAAACCTGACTCCAAAGTGGATCTATTCCTTTGGCACTAACCCTGGGCTCTGACGCCTGTGCTGAGTCACGCTGGCTCTGCccctttgtaaaagaatgttgcctagagcCTGAAATATGCAGGAGAGCCCATTCtccaggctctgacctttaaaggtataactcttttccattcatatagagataaagttgcagaacagaaaaataacaactgTCTTGTTGGAGATTAATAGGAACGTTGTGCCCTGACCTCTGGACAGCTGTGAAAACCAAGGATACAGGCACCAAGGGCgtgcaacaaccagccacacccccTGCCGTTTCAGTAGGAAAGAGGCCTGGATTCTGTTAATAATTGGGAAAGGTGGGTCTTTGGGACCGCCAGTGCACCGCCTTCTCGGTCCGCTGGAATTGCAAATAAAGTGGCTTTTCTTTGCCCCAAAAACTTGTCTCTCAATTTACTGGCATGGTGTGCAGTGAGCAGTACGAGGCTGGACTCCATAACAGGTAGGCCTCCCTGGGagggcccccaccccaccctgctccACGGAGGAGCCCAGGATTGACGTCACCTGAAGCACACTTGCCCACATTCACTGGTCCTTGCAGACCTAATCAATCACCCTTGACATGCCTCTCCCTAAATGGAATCCGGACTCCCGAAGAACCGGGCCCGGAGTTTGCTTTCATTCCTCTGTGGGGTGCATGTGGGGCAGCAGCCCCCCGACAATCATTGCGCCTTGAGCCTCTGTGCTCCACGCCACCCACCCTCCAAAGCACCCAGCCTCTCGGTGCCCGCAGGACCACATTTCCTCCCTGAAGGACGAGGCGGGTGGGGCAGGTGGGTGGGCAGACAAGGCACCAGGGAGGACAGGGTCAGGGTGGGATCGTCTGCCCCTGTCCTGGATGCAGATGCAAAGACCCCCGTGTCAATGACGGCAGTGGACTGAAAGTTGCCCAGCTCTTACGTGCTTGCACAATGCGACCATCTGAGTCCACACTCCCCAGGTAACACCAACACTTCATCCCTGACATCCTGCACCTGACCCCCCCGCCCAGGGCTCCTTCTCCATCAGGCAAAGCACCAAACCCCCAGCTCATCCCAGCAGTAGCCCCCAGCCAAGCCACCTCAAGATTCCCCCCGACTGCCTCTGATGAAAGGCTGTTCCTCTGCTGCAGTCTCTAGTTTGGGCTACAGAGCCCCCCGTTGACTACAGTGGGGACAGAGCCCAGGAGTCCATGACCTTGAACAGGGAAAGGTGTAATCTCTATCCTCACCATCCTCTAACTGAAAGTTAGCATTTCCTTCCATAGACACATTGCAACAAACCAGAAATGGCTACAGGAAGCAAACCCTGTGCTGTGTCGCCGACAGAAATAACAGAGGCTTTCAATCCACACTGCAGTTGTGTATGTCTATCGTCAGCTCAAAATCTCAACGGCTATTAGACCTGCCAGTAAAGAAAACCTGGTTTCCTGGGAAAACCTGGTGTTTTATGGCATGCGTTGAAGTTCAGAAAAAGGGTCACAGGCTGGTGCCACTCGGATACAAGGGGATCCGTGGcacaaaagaaatggagaagccctggtccaggggtcTTCGCAGCTCGTATGGAAGGCGTGACACCTCCACACAGCTACTTATACAAAATATAGTGATCTTTGCCATTAAACCAGGTTTCAGCCAAATGGCCAAGAAATACAGAGGATTCCACCCCAATCATTCTGAAACGGCGACATGCTGGCCCCAGCCGGCTGGCAACGTGCCAGCCCTGGAGACAGCGGCCTGTGGAGAAGGACGCTGCGCCCAGAAGGGCCACACGGGCTACACCTGACAGTCGTCATCGCCCTCGCTCGGAGCAGGACCCCAAGCCAGGGACCTGCTTCTCCAGCGAGGCCCCAAGTGGCCCCCAAGTGATCGGACGGGGAGGCAAACTGGAGGGGGTGACGCCCCAGCCAGGACCGGCAGGAGTTGGAGGGACGCGTCCTGCGATCCCGCAGTGGTCCCGAGGATGAGAGCCACTTCCTGGAAAGCAAGTTCACAGCTGCTGGGCTCCTGCCCCGGTCTGCTGGGAAGGGCAGCCTGCCTACCCTCGGGGTGCTCCGGAATTTGGCACCCGAAGAGCACATTCCCTCCTTGTGCATACCAACAGCAGGTCAGCCCGCTGACTAATAATTTAATTATGAAAGTCTCATGTCAAATGACACCGTGAGCTTACGGGCAGAAACTAACCAGCATTCTCCCATCCCTTCGTGGACCCCCATGGGAGATGAAGAGCAACGCGTCTTCCAAAACTGGCAATAGGAAACGTTAgccaagaagcaaagaaaaccaagaaatgcTTCCCCATCATTACCACT
It encodes the following:
- the RAB20 gene encoding ras-related protein Rab-20, translated to MRKPDGKIVLLGDMNVGKTSLLQRYMERRFPDTVSTVGGAFYLKQWRSYNISIWDTAGREQFHGLGSMYCRGAAAVILTYDVNHAQSLLELEDRFLGLTDTASADCLFAIVGNKVDLSEEGPGEGGQEGGQGPGLAGGGGCAAPRLPKQVQPEDAMAFYKKILKYKMLDEKDVPAAEQMCFETSAKTGHNVDLLFETLFDMVVPVILQQRAQGPPQTVDITSSRPPARTRSGCCA